One genomic window of Comamonas serinivorans includes the following:
- a CDS encoding pseudouridine synthase has translation MAHAPRNPLVPDRDGVSPSCIATPPGPWPRLLDFLAERLPALDRASWAQRMQTGWVWSDAAQPLAPDAPYTPHTRVYYWRHAEAEPALPWPARVLFQDAHLVVADKPHFMPVTPSGPFVQRSLLVQLKRELGLPQLSPIHRIDRDTAGLVVFAVQAAERAAYQALFRDRNVHKRYEAVAPWAELPPAAVAEPAAAAPRPGAAAAWRGQWTRLPQPLMPEAPAAGIPAAGIPATGVHAGEPTAWCYRSRLVQDPHFFTMHEAAGEANCETHLQLLARHGPWGRYALVPHTGRRHQLRAHLNALGLPIRHDPYYPRVSRRADDPDDVQHPLQLLAQALGFHDPVTGEDRHFTSGQSLTWPPIGT, from the coding sequence ATGGCCCACGCCCCCCGCAACCCCCTCGTTCCCGACCGCGACGGCGTGAGCCCGAGCTGCATCGCCACGCCGCCTGGCCCCTGGCCGCGGCTGCTGGATTTCCTGGCCGAGCGCCTGCCCGCGCTCGACCGCGCCAGCTGGGCCCAGCGCATGCAGACCGGCTGGGTGTGGAGCGATGCCGCCCAGCCGCTGGCCCCCGATGCGCCCTACACGCCGCACACCCGCGTCTACTACTGGCGCCACGCCGAGGCCGAGCCCGCCCTGCCCTGGCCCGCGCGCGTGCTGTTCCAGGACGCCCACCTGGTGGTGGCCGACAAGCCGCATTTCATGCCCGTGACACCGAGCGGCCCCTTCGTGCAGCGCAGCCTGCTGGTGCAGCTCAAGCGCGAGCTGGGCCTGCCGCAGCTCAGCCCCATCCACCGCATCGACCGCGACACCGCGGGCCTGGTCGTGTTCGCCGTGCAGGCTGCCGAGCGCGCGGCCTACCAGGCCTTGTTCCGCGACCGGAACGTGCACAAGCGCTACGAGGCCGTCGCGCCCTGGGCCGAGCTGCCTCCAGCCGCGGTTGCCGAACCAGCCGCCGCAGCGCCGCGGCCCGGCGCTGCCGCGGCCTGGAGAGGCCAATGGACGCGCCTGCCCCAGCCCCTGATGCCCGAGGCGCCCGCTGCGGGCATACCGGCAGCGGGCATACCGGCAACGGGCGTGCACGCGGGCGAGCCCACGGCCTGGTGCTACCGCAGCCGCCTGGTGCAAGACCCGCATTTCTTCACCATGCACGAGGCCGCGGGCGAGGCCAATTGCGAAACCCACCTGCAACTGCTGGCGCGGCACGGCCCCTGGGGTCGTTACGCGCTGGTTCCGCACACGGGGCGCCGCCACCAGTTGCGCGCGCACCTGAACGCGCTGGGCCTGCCCATCCGCCACGACCCCTATTACCCGCGGGTGAGCCGGCGTGCCGACGACCCCGACGACGTGCAGCACCCCCTGCAGCTGCTGGCGCAAGCCCTGGGCTTCCACGACCCCGTGACGGGGGAAGACCGCCACTTCACCAGCGGCCAGTCGCTGACCTGGCCGCCCATCGGGACCTGA
- a CDS encoding DUF1631 family protein, whose protein sequence is MIKHTARSAAAGMRAAAGSAVTLPQAKAWTTAARSLEEQRRRLSAEYCRLLERHLRDAIDELEAVDLRRLNRDALSALAQRQSKVTAQTEPVSQRLQQRVLPLTEQRLTVLDSHISAALGLQTVRPDINPFRPEILCNALAELMACHMDKPEELALWLAYLAPPYAGGLKRLYIDLVQIMQSSGVADARFQLELAAEPAAAPAPDAEQPTLPISLMGALQRRRVAAQHPRERAAASLQQQADRAATEPAAPAQATSGARSPRVPFPGMQQLARVFPGVSREVVRAFLHDPNWAKDLDAPLPPSYFHALEQTAAQFQAAAQGAAAPDAQALREFHRVRRQQSPVDRAGIELDLNHWLASDDWGEWQSPVRRAQQVLELKQEATRISEVMGLDCVGVTLTQLAMDTSLLWPVREVFLALSSPLVQLGVQQPWFLAKAAHPARAFIEAIAQKSYEYNDEYAEVFQAFIRPVQVRVHGLLALQYPSADDLELAFALALQQLQAAWDEAEHAAQGPQAGLKALQFAQDRQALANQFAAELAEVEAIGRAPEAVVKLMLETWSLVLAHAKLTDDRQQRDPGGYRVAGMDLVWSLSGEAAVNHPVRAFALLPPALVKLREGMDLIGATPQQIETTLAMLLPLHRRLLEMRRRKLQREAPQGEAVDSGAGDSLPSMLDGPPAEDGVEARLLELDDRTPWMSEAERSAAGMAVRDSGSDQLQEPGKETQRGALGLEGLTLPPDSGAAELGQLKSEAELLLQNMREQDWFDLFSHGNWQRVQLVWCNDNRSLFMFRGRTGSPHSMTRRICLKLMQHDQLRAVRPHLRRVVSVLEAGQAPDTVLPTVGSLQPLA, encoded by the coding sequence ATGATCAAGCACACGGCGCGGTCGGCTGCGGCCGGTATGCGCGCGGCTGCGGGCTCGGCCGTGACGCTTCCGCAGGCCAAGGCCTGGACGACTGCGGCCCGTTCGCTCGAAGAGCAGCGCCGTCGGCTCAGCGCCGAGTACTGCCGCCTGCTCGAGCGTCACCTGCGCGATGCCATCGACGAGCTCGAGGCCGTGGACCTGCGGCGGCTGAATCGCGATGCCCTGAGCGCCCTGGCGCAGCGGCAGTCCAAGGTGACGGCCCAGACCGAACCGGTGTCGCAGCGCCTGCAGCAGCGTGTGCTGCCCTTGACCGAGCAGCGGCTCACGGTGCTGGACTCCCACATCAGCGCCGCCTTGGGGCTGCAGACGGTGCGCCCCGACATCAACCCGTTTCGCCCCGAGATCCTCTGCAACGCGCTGGCCGAGCTGATGGCCTGCCACATGGACAAGCCGGAGGAGCTGGCGCTGTGGCTGGCCTACCTGGCGCCGCCCTATGCCGGCGGGCTCAAGCGGCTCTACATCGATCTGGTGCAGATCATGCAGAGCAGCGGCGTGGCCGATGCGCGCTTCCAGCTCGAGCTGGCGGCCGAGCCCGCTGCGGCACCGGCTCCCGACGCCGAGCAGCCCACGCTGCCGATCTCGCTCATGGGCGCGCTGCAGCGGCGCCGTGTGGCTGCCCAGCACCCGCGCGAGCGGGCCGCAGCCAGCCTGCAGCAGCAGGCCGACCGGGCCGCCACCGAGCCGGCCGCCCCGGCGCAGGCGACGTCTGGGGCGCGCTCGCCACGCGTGCCGTTTCCCGGCATGCAACAGCTGGCGCGCGTGTTTCCGGGCGTGTCGCGCGAGGTGGTGCGGGCGTTCCTGCACGACCCCAACTGGGCCAAGGACCTGGATGCGCCGCTGCCGCCCTCGTACTTTCATGCCCTGGAACAGACGGCCGCCCAGTTTCAGGCCGCGGCCCAGGGCGCGGCCGCGCCCGACGCCCAGGCCCTGCGCGAATTCCACCGCGTGCGGCGCCAGCAAAGCCCGGTGGACCGCGCCGGCATCGAGCTGGACCTGAACCATTGGCTGGCCAGCGACGACTGGGGCGAGTGGCAGTCGCCCGTGCGGCGGGCGCAACAGGTGCTGGAGCTCAAGCAGGAGGCCACGCGCATCAGCGAGGTCATGGGCCTGGACTGCGTCGGCGTCACGCTCACCCAGCTGGCCATGGACACCAGCCTGCTGTGGCCGGTGCGCGAGGTGTTCCTCGCGCTGTCGTCGCCGCTGGTGCAGCTGGGCGTGCAGCAGCCGTGGTTTCTGGCCAAGGCCGCGCACCCGGCCCGCGCCTTCATCGAGGCGATTGCGCAAAAGAGCTACGAATACAACGACGAGTACGCCGAGGTTTTCCAGGCCTTCATCCGGCCCGTGCAGGTCCGGGTGCACGGCCTGCTGGCGCTGCAATACCCGTCGGCCGACGACCTGGAGCTGGCGTTTGCCCTGGCGCTGCAGCAGCTGCAGGCCGCCTGGGACGAGGCCGAGCACGCGGCCCAGGGCCCGCAGGCCGGGCTCAAGGCGCTGCAGTTTGCGCAGGACCGCCAGGCGCTGGCCAACCAGTTTGCGGCCGAGCTGGCCGAGGTCGAGGCGATTGGCCGGGCGCCCGAGGCCGTGGTCAAGCTGATGCTGGAGACCTGGTCGCTGGTGTTGGCCCACGCCAAGCTCACCGACGACCGGCAGCAGCGGGACCCGGGCGGCTACCGCGTGGCGGGCATGGACCTGGTCTGGTCGCTGTCGGGCGAGGCCGCCGTCAACCACCCGGTGCGCGCGTTTGCGCTGCTGCCGCCGGCGCTGGTCAAGCTGCGCGAAGGCATGGACCTGATCGGCGCCACGCCGCAACAGATCGAGACCACGCTGGCCATGCTGTTGCCGCTGCACCGCCGCCTGCTGGAGATGCGCCGCCGCAAGCTGCAGCGCGAAGCCCCGCAGGGCGAGGCCGTGGACAGTGGCGCCGGCGATTCCCTGCCGTCGATGCTGGACGGACCGCCCGCGGAGGACGGCGTCGAAGCCCGCCTGCTGGAGCTGGACGACCGCACACCGTGGATGAGCGAGGCCGAGCGCTCGGCAGCGGGCATGGCGGTGCGCGACAGCGGCAGCGACCAACTGCAGGAGCCCGGCAAGGAAACGCAGCGTGGCGCCCTGGGGCTGGAAGGGCTGACCCTGCCGCCCGACAGCGGTGCGGCCGAGCTGGGCCAGCTCAAGAGCGAGGCCGAGCTCTTGCTGCAGAACATGCGCGAGCAGGACTGGTTCGACCTCTTTTCGCACGGCAACTGGCAGCGCGTGCAGCTGGTCTGGTGCAACGACAACCGCAGCTTGTTCATGTTCCGGGGCCGCACCGGCAGCCCGCACTCCATGACACGGCGCATCTGCCTCAAGCTCATGCAGCACGACCAGCTGCGTGCCGTGCGCCCGCACCTGCGCCGCGTGGTGTCCGTGCTCGAGGCCGGTCAGGCGCCCGACACCGTGCTGCCCACGGTTGGCAGCCTGCAGCCGCTGGCTTGA